The following coding sequences are from one Shumkonia mesophila window:
- a CDS encoding EVE domain-containing protein: MAHWLVKSEPSAWSWDDHVRKGVEPWNGVRNHQAASNMKAMTVGDAAFFYHSVDEKRIVGIVEVVKTYYPDPTDPSGRFGMVDFKAVRPLARPVTLAEIKAEPRLSHLALIRQSRLSVVPIDDAAWKLLCQMGGIRP, encoded by the coding sequence ATGGCCCATTGGCTGGTGAAGTCGGAACCGAGTGCGTGGTCATGGGACGACCACGTGCGAAAAGGCGTCGAGCCGTGGAACGGCGTGCGCAACCACCAGGCCGCCAGCAACATGAAGGCGATGACGGTGGGCGACGCCGCCTTCTTCTACCATTCGGTCGACGAGAAACGTATCGTCGGCATCGTCGAGGTGGTCAAGACCTACTATCCCGACCCCACCGATCCCTCGGGCCGCTTCGGCATGGTCGACTTCAAGGCGGTCCGCCCGCTGGCCCGGCCGGTGACGCTGGCCGAGATCAAGGCCGAGCCGCGGCTTTCCCACCTGGCGCTGATCCGCCAGTCGCGCCTGTCGGTGGTGCCGATCGACGATGCCGCCTGGAAGCTCCTGTGCCAGATGGGCGGGATCAGGCCGTAG
- a CDS encoding NAD(P)H-dependent glycerol-3-phosphate dehydrogenase — protein sequence MRRIGVIGAGAWGTALAAAARRAGREVCLWAYEPEVAAGINRDHENSLYLPGVRLDASIRATVDIAQAAAADALLLAMPAQRVRHLCAALAPATGHRPPVVICAKGIEQGSGALMTEVVGEALPGLPFAVLSGPTFAAEVARELPTAVTLACAEPGLAETLAAALRTPRFRVYHSTDVAGAQVGGAVKNVLAIACGIVEGRGLGDNARAALITRGLAEIVRLGVAKGAEPETFLGLCGLGDITLTCNATQSRNFSLGLALGRGETLGAVLAARHSVAEGVFTASSVVALARRLGVDMPISEAVDGILNGGADVEATIAGLLARPFKAEAPAAG from the coding sequence ATGAGGCGCATCGGCGTCATCGGCGCCGGCGCCTGGGGCACGGCGCTGGCGGCGGCGGCGAGAAGGGCCGGGCGCGAGGTTTGCCTGTGGGCCTATGAGCCCGAGGTCGCGGCGGGCATCAACCGCGACCACGAGAATTCCCTCTACCTGCCGGGCGTGCGCCTCGACGCGTCGATCCGCGCCACCGTCGACATCGCCCAGGCGGCCGCCGCCGACGCCCTGCTGCTGGCGATGCCGGCGCAACGGGTGCGCCACCTGTGCGCGGCGCTGGCCCCCGCCACCGGCCACCGGCCACCGGTCGTCATCTGCGCCAAGGGCATCGAGCAGGGCAGCGGCGCCCTGATGACCGAGGTGGTGGGGGAAGCTCTGCCCGGCCTGCCGTTCGCCGTGCTGTCGGGGCCGACGTTCGCCGCCGAGGTGGCGCGCGAATTGCCGACCGCGGTGACGCTGGCCTGCGCCGAGCCCGGGCTGGCCGAGACGCTGGCCGCCGCTCTGCGTACGCCGCGCTTTCGCGTCTATCATTCCACCGACGTCGCCGGCGCCCAGGTGGGAGGCGCCGTCAAGAACGTGCTGGCCATCGCGTGCGGCATCGTCGAGGGGCGGGGGCTGGGCGACAACGCGCGGGCCGCGCTGATCACCCGCGGGCTGGCCGAGATCGTGCGCTTAGGTGTCGCCAAGGGGGCGGAGCCGGAAACCTTTCTCGGCCTGTGCGGCCTGGGCGACATCACGCTCACCTGCAATGCCACCCAGTCGCGCAACTTCTCGCTTGGTTTGGCCTTGGGCCGGGGCGAGACGCTGGGGGCCGTGCTGGCAGCCCGCCATTCGGTGGCCGAAGGCGTGTTCACCGCCTCCTCGGTGGTGGCGCTGGCCCGCCGTCTTGGCGTCGACATGCCCATATCCGAAGCGGTGGACGGCATTCTCAACGGCGGCGCCGACGTCGAGGCCACCATCGCCGGCCTGCTGGCCCGCCCCTTCAAGGCGGAAGCCCCGGCCGCCGGCTGA
- a CDS encoding creatininase family protein produces the protein MPMQLQQSTWPEVERYLETSTGVILPIGATEQHGPIGVIGTDAICAEVIAKGVGAAAGALVGPTIAVGMSEHHMRFPGSMTLRPSTLIALLSDCVGSLTAHGFRRFFFVNGHGGNIASLQAAFFEIYNEMRRAGFADAPQVRCKAMNWWQPEPVGALARELFGAADGSHAAASEVALTQFVDAANIKSAPLDPPVAPRGGFYNSATFRQRYPDGRIGSNSGLATPEAGQRLYDAAVAAVAADYQAFLAEA, from the coding sequence ATGCCGATGCAGCTTCAGCAGAGCACCTGGCCGGAAGTGGAGCGCTATCTTGAGACATCCACGGGCGTCATCCTGCCCATCGGCGCCACCGAGCAGCACGGCCCCATCGGCGTCATCGGCACCGACGCCATCTGCGCCGAGGTCATCGCCAAGGGCGTCGGCGCGGCGGCGGGCGCACTCGTCGGCCCGACGATCGCCGTCGGCATGTCGGAACACCACATGCGCTTCCCCGGCTCGATGACGCTCCGGCCCTCGACGCTGATCGCGCTCCTTTCCGACTGCGTGGGCTCGCTCACCGCCCACGGGTTCCGGCGCTTCTTCTTCGTCAACGGCCACGGCGGCAACATCGCCTCGCTGCAGGCCGCGTTCTTCGAGATCTACAACGAGATGCGCCGCGCCGGTTTCGCGGACGCCCCGCAGGTGCGCTGCAAGGCCATGAACTGGTGGCAGCCCGAGCCGGTGGGGGCGCTGGCCCGGGAACTGTTCGGCGCCGCCGACGGCTCGCACGCCGCCGCGTCCGAGGTGGCACTCACCCAGTTCGTCGATGCCGCCAACATCAAGTCGGCACCCCTCGATCCGCCAGTGGCGCCGCGCGGCGGCTTTTACAATTCCGCCACCTTCCGCCAGCGCTACCCCGACGGGCGCATCGGTTCCAACTCCGGCTTGGCGACGCCCGAGGCCGGCCAGCGGCTGTACGACGCGGCGGTGGCCGCCGTCGCCGCCGACTATCAAGCCTTCCTGGCCGAGGCATGA
- a CDS encoding serine hydroxymethyltransferase — MHPYRDLLLSTDPDIAAALAGEERRQQGGIEMIPSENYTYPEVLALLGSVFTNKYSEGYPGRRYYGGQDFTDAIEELARKRARAVFRAEHANVQPLSGSPMNQAVYLGFLKPGDTVLGMELSHGGHLTHGAPVSHMGKLYNFVRYKTDPARHGAIDFDLLRQTALATRPKMVLCGFSSYPRDLDYAAFKAIADEVGALTMADVSHIGGLIAGGVLKNPMDAGFDFMTTTTHKSLRGPRGGMILCRADHAKRVDSSVFPGLQGGPHMNVVAGVAVTLKRAATPDFQAYARQVITNAKVLAESLTAEGLRLITGGTDNHMVVIDTLASVGLDGSDAEHVLDAIGITTNKQIIPDDPRPPLRPSGIRLGTPAATTRGMKEAEMRSLAAMIVEALRHPADAAVIARLKGTCGKICARFAVPGIE, encoded by the coding sequence ATGCATCCCTATCGCGATCTCCTGCTCTCCACCGATCCCGACATCGCCGCGGCGTTGGCCGGCGAGGAACGTCGCCAGCAGGGCGGCATCGAGATGATTCCGTCCGAGAACTACACCTATCCCGAGGTGCTCGCGCTGCTTGGCTCGGTATTCACCAACAAGTATTCTGAAGGCTATCCGGGCCGGCGCTACTACGGCGGCCAGGACTTCACCGACGCCATCGAGGAGCTCGCCCGCAAGCGGGCCCGCGCCGTGTTCCGAGCGGAGCATGCCAACGTGCAGCCGCTGTCGGGCTCGCCGATGAACCAGGCGGTCTATCTCGGCTTCCTCAAGCCCGGCGACACCGTGCTGGGGATGGAGCTGTCGCACGGCGGGCATCTCACGCACGGCGCCCCGGTCTCGCATATGGGCAAGCTTTACAACTTCGTGCGCTACAAGACCGACCCGGCGCGCCACGGCGCCATCGACTTCGATCTCTTACGCCAGACCGCGCTCGCCACCCGGCCGAAGATGGTGCTGTGCGGCTTCAGCTCGTACCCGCGCGATCTCGACTACGCCGCCTTCAAGGCAATCGCCGACGAGGTGGGCGCGCTGACCATGGCCGACGTCAGCCACATCGGCGGCCTGATCGCGGGTGGCGTGCTCAAGAACCCGATGGACGCCGGGTTCGATTTCATGACCACCACCACTCACAAATCGCTGCGCGGCCCGCGCGGCGGCATGATCCTGTGCCGGGCCGATCACGCCAAGCGGGTCGACAGCTCGGTCTTCCCCGGCCTACAGGGCGGGCCCCACATGAACGTGGTGGCCGGGGTCGCCGTGACCCTGAAGCGGGCGGCGACGCCTGACTTCCAGGCCTACGCCCGCCAAGTCATCACCAACGCGAAGGTGCTGGCGGAAAGCCTGACGGCCGAAGGCCTGCGGCTGATCACCGGCGGCACCGACAACCACATGGTGGTGATCGACACCCTCGCCAGTGTCGGGCTCGACGGTTCCGACGCCGAGCACGTGCTCGACGCCATCGGCATCACCACAAACAAGCAGATCATTCCCGACGATCCGCGCCCGCCGCTGCGGCCCAGCGGCATCCGCCTCGGCACTCCCGCCGCGACCACCCGCGGCATGAAGGAAGCCGAGATGCGCAGCCTCGCCGCCATGATCGTCGAGGCCCTGCGCCATCCCGCGGATGCCGCCGTGATCGCCCGTCTGAAAGGAACTTGCGGCAAGATCTGCGCACGGTTCGCGGTACCCGGGATCGAGTAG
- the tsaD gene encoding tRNA (adenosine(37)-N6)-threonylcarbamoyltransferase complex transferase subunit TsaD, with protein sequence MIVLGIETSCDETAAAVVNDGRRILGESLLSQLEAHEPFGGVVPEIAARAHLEYADHVVGQAMGRSGVTFADLDGVAAAAGPGLIGGVMVGVMTAKAIAAVHDLPFAAVNHLEGHALTARLTDDVAFPYLLLLVSGGHCQLLAVEGVGAYRRLGTTIDDSLGEAFDKTAKMLGLGYPGGPAVEKAALAGNAARFALPRPMRGRPGCHFSFSGLKTAVRQTLMALPEGKLETADIADLCASFQAAAGDVVVERCGHAIRMVRQTHPAIGTLVVAGGVAANAYLRGRLGELAKAESLRLVAPPQRLCTDNGVMIAWAGLERLRLGLADGLDFAPRPRWPLDPDAPPATGAGVKA encoded by the coding sequence ATGATCGTGCTCGGCATCGAAACCAGCTGCGACGAGACGGCCGCCGCCGTAGTCAACGACGGCCGGCGCATCCTGGGCGAGTCCCTGCTGTCGCAACTCGAGGCCCACGAGCCGTTCGGCGGCGTGGTGCCCGAGATCGCGGCCCGCGCCCACCTGGAATACGCCGATCACGTGGTCGGCCAGGCCATGGGGCGGTCGGGGGTCACCTTCGCCGATCTCGACGGCGTGGCCGCCGCCGCCGGCCCCGGGCTGATCGGCGGCGTCATGGTCGGCGTCATGACGGCCAAGGCCATCGCCGCCGTGCACGACCTGCCGTTCGCCGCCGTCAACCACCTGGAGGGCCACGCGCTGACGGCGCGGCTCACCGACGACGTTGCCTTTCCCTACCTGCTGCTGCTGGTCTCGGGCGGCCACTGCCAATTGCTGGCCGTCGAGGGGGTGGGGGCGTATCGGCGGCTCGGCACCACCATCGACGATTCCCTGGGCGAGGCCTTCGACAAGACGGCCAAGATGCTGGGCCTCGGCTATCCCGGCGGCCCGGCTGTGGAGAAGGCGGCGCTGGCGGGCAACGCCGCGCGTTTTGCCCTGCCCAGGCCGATGCGCGGCCGGCCGGGCTGCCACTTCTCGTTCTCCGGGCTCAAGACGGCGGTGCGCCAGACCCTGATGGCGCTGCCCGAGGGGAAGCTGGAGACCGCCGACATCGCCGACCTCTGCGCCTCCTTCCAGGCCGCCGCCGGCGACGTGGTGGTCGAGCGCTGCGGCCATGCCATCCGCATGGTGCGGCAAACCCATCCCGCCATCGGGACGCTGGTGGTGGCCGGCGGGGTGGCCGCCAACGCCTATCTGCGCGGCCGATTGGGCGAGCTGGCGAAGGCGGAAAGCCTGCGCCTGGTGGCACCGCCGCAGCGATTGTGCACCGACAACGGGGTGATGATCGCCTGGGCCGGGCTGGAGCGCCTGCGCCTGGGGCTCGCCGACGGCCTCGACTTCGCACCCCGCCCGCGCTGGCCGCTGGACCCCGACGCGCCGCCGGCCACCGGCGCCGGGGTGAAGGCTTAA
- the hemC gene encoding hydroxymethylbilane synthase produces the protein MTPSPTLRIGTRGSRLALAQTGGVRDLLIAAHPALAAPGAVEIVVIRTTGDAVQDRPLAEIGGKGLFTREIDEAMLEGRIDIAVHSVKDVPTWLPEGIEMPCILAREDPRDALICNAAKSLSELPEGAVVGTASLRRQAQVLARRPDLVVRVLRGNVETRIKKIAEGAFDATLLAIAGLKRIGLAGAATAILEPEEMLPAVGQGAIGVTCRTADDKATALLAAVHDAGTAACVAAERALLAMLDGSCRTPIAAFAVITESKQMMLRGLLARPDGSRLVTVACCGTPAEAVMLGEGAGRDLLARFASDGREHRR, from the coding sequence ATGACCCCGTCCCCTACCTTAAGGATCGGCACCCGCGGCAGTCGTCTGGCGCTGGCCCAGACCGGGGGCGTGCGCGACCTTCTGATCGCCGCCCACCCCGCCCTGGCGGCACCAGGCGCCGTCGAGATCGTCGTCATCAGGACGACGGGCGACGCCGTGCAGGACCGGCCGCTGGCCGAGATCGGCGGCAAGGGCCTGTTCACGCGCGAAATCGACGAGGCCATGCTGGAAGGGCGCATCGACATCGCCGTGCATTCGGTCAAGGATGTGCCGACGTGGCTGCCGGAAGGCATCGAGATGCCCTGCATCCTGGCCCGCGAGGACCCGCGCGACGCCCTGATCTGCAATGCCGCGAAAAGCCTGTCGGAGCTGCCGGAAGGCGCCGTGGTCGGCACCGCGTCGCTCAGGCGTCAGGCCCAGGTGCTGGCCCGCCGGCCCGACCTGGTGGTCAGGGTGCTGCGCGGCAACGTCGAGACCCGGATCAAAAAGATCGCCGAGGGAGCCTTCGACGCCACGCTCCTGGCCATTGCCGGCTTGAAGCGCATCGGGCTGGCCGGGGCGGCCACCGCCATCCTGGAGCCCGAGGAAATGCTGCCGGCGGTCGGCCAGGGCGCCATCGGCGTGACGTGCCGGACCGCAGACGACAAGGCCACCGCCCTGCTGGCCGCCGTCCACGACGCCGGTACCGCCGCCTGCGTCGCCGCCGAGCGGGCGCTGTTGGCGATGCTGGATGGGTCGTGCCGCACCCCCATCGCCGCGTTCGCCGTCATTACGGAATCAAAACAGATGATGTTGCGCGGCCTTTTGGCCCGTCCCGACGGCAGCCGGCTTGTGACCGTCGCGTGTTGCGGAACCCCCGCCGAGGCGGTGATGTTGGGCGAAGGGGCCGGGCGCGACCTGTTGGCCCGATTCGCTTCCGACGGGCGTGAGCATCGGAGGTAG
- a CDS encoding uroporphyrinogen-III synthase — protein sequence MRVLLTRPREDAEPLAGRLHGIGIETIIEPLLAIEIDRTAAVDLEGVQAILATSANGVRALAALCPRRDLPVLAVGDATAATAREAGFLHVDSAAGDVEALAALAIALCRPEHGALLHVAGSHLAGDLKRRVEAGGLSYRRAVLYASRPAERLSAEAATALKAGEVDGVLFFSPRTAETFVTLIREARLVKACRKLAAFCLSEAVAERARGVAWRRVLVASRPDLDSLLGLMTDGTQGPWGTMTETPKTPDETAETAAARDAETPAAVEPMAAAQAAAAAESPPPAEEIAAPAAERRPAPRAASRASLVPLAVLSSLLLLAVLGGIVYAAWPFWSPYVVRYVQSIRPNAVPDPRFGELAGRVQALEEAPRDEAAAGDAVAELERARSGIGDQIAALLERVNGLEKSLEGVRAMVKATGLPGEAADARKSLDELSERIAKLEQTEASTRVNEGLERFEAEKDRLTRSLAEVTQRMEGLEERTQLAGAPPSVRALVLAAGQLREALRANAPFAEELAALRKTAGEEPDLVQLVSDLTPHAATGIPVLATLMERFDATARKAVAAERRFAGDGWLAAAANRLASLVTIRRTAVEEADTTTEALIARAEAAMQGGDLAGAVKALEGLEGAAAEAMGDWLKQARQRLLAERAMAVLHVHAVSLIAPAGK from the coding sequence ATGCGCGTGCTGCTCACCCGCCCTCGCGAGGATGCCGAACCGCTGGCCGGGCGGCTCCATGGAATCGGCATAGAAACGATCATCGAGCCGCTGCTGGCCATCGAGATCGACCGCACCGCCGCCGTCGATCTGGAGGGCGTGCAGGCCATCCTGGCGACCAGCGCCAACGGCGTCAGGGCCCTGGCGGCGCTCTGCCCCCGGCGCGACCTTCCCGTCCTCGCGGTCGGCGACGCCACGGCGGCCACGGCCCGCGAAGCCGGCTTCCTGCATGTCGACAGCGCCGCCGGCGACGTCGAGGCCCTGGCGGCGCTGGCCATCGCCCTTTGCAGGCCCGAGCACGGCGCCCTGCTGCATGTCGCCGGCAGCCATCTGGCCGGCGACCTTAAGCGGCGGGTGGAGGCCGGCGGACTTTCCTATCGCCGGGCGGTGCTCTATGCGTCGCGGCCGGCCGAGCGTCTGTCGGCGGAAGCCGCCACGGCGCTGAAGGCCGGGGAAGTGGACGGCGTTCTCTTTTTCTCTCCCCGAACCGCCGAGACGTTTGTTACTCTGATTCGCGAGGCACGTCTGGTGAAGGCTTGCCGGAAGCTGGCCGCGTTCTGCCTCAGCGAGGCGGTGGCCGAGCGGGCGAGGGGTGTCGCCTGGCGGCGCGTCCTGGTGGCTTCCCGGCCCGACCTCGACTCGCTTCTCGGCCTGATGACCGACGGAACCCAAGGCCCCTGGGGGACCATGACGGAAACACCGAAGACGCCTGACGAAACCGCCGAAACTGCCGCCGCCCGGGACGCCGAAACCCCGGCTGCCGTCGAGCCCATGGCCGCCGCCCAGGCCGCCGCCGCTGCCGAATCGCCGCCGCCGGCCGAGGAAATCGCCGCCCCCGCCGCCGAACGCCGGCCGGCGCCCCGTGCGGCGTCGCGGGCCAGCCTGGTTCCGCTGGCCGTTCTGTCCTCGCTGCTGCTGCTGGCCGTCCTGGGCGGCATCGTCTACGCCGCGTGGCCGTTCTGGTCGCCCTATGTGGTGCGCTACGTGCAATCGATCCGGCCGAACGCCGTGCCCGATCCGCGCTTCGGCGAATTGGCCGGCCGGGTGCAGGCGCTCGAAGAGGCGCCCAGGGACGAGGCGGCGGCGGGCGACGCCGTGGCCGAGCTGGAGCGGGCGCGCTCCGGGATCGGCGACCAGATCGCCGCCCTGCTGGAGCGCGTCAACGGCCTGGAGAAGAGTCTCGAAGGCGTGCGCGCCATGGTCAAGGCGACCGGGCTGCCCGGTGAGGCCGCCGATGCCAGGAAAAGCCTCGATGAGCTTTCCGAGCGCATCGCCAAGCTGGAGCAGACCGAAGCCTCGACCCGCGTGAATGAAGGGCTGGAGCGCTTCGAGGCCGAGAAGGACCGCCTCACCCGCTCGCTCGCCGAGGTGACCCAGCGAATGGAAGGGCTGGAGGAACGCACGCAGTTGGCCGGCGCCCCACCCTCGGTGCGCGCCCTGGTGCTGGCGGCCGGCCAATTGCGCGAGGCGTTGCGCGCCAACGCCCCCTTCGCCGAGGAGTTGGCGGCGCTGCGCAAGACGGCCGGCGAGGAGCCCGATCTCGTCCAGCTTGTCAGTGATCTCACACCCCACGCGGCAACCGGCATTCCGGTCCTGGCCACCCTGATGGAGCGCTTCGACGCGACGGCCCGCAAGGCGGTGGCTGCCGAACGCCGCTTCGCCGGCGACGGCTGGCTGGCGGCGGCGGCCAACCGGCTGGCCTCGCTGGTGACCATCCGGCGCACCGCCGTCGAGGAGGCCGACACCACCACCGAGGCGCTCATCGCCCGGGCCGAGGCGGCGATGCAGGGCGGCGACCTGGCCGGCGCCGTGAAAGCGCTGGAAGGCCTTGAGGGCGCCGCCGCCGAGGCCATGGGCGACTGGCTGAAACAGGCGCGCCAGCGCCTGCTGGCCGAACGGGCCATGGCGGTGCTCCACGTCCACGCCGTGTCGCTGATCGCGCCGGCCGGCAAGTGA
- a CDS encoding heme biosynthesis protein HemY, which yields MARILAYLIVLVALVGAAVWLADHPGDVSLDWQGWRIETSVAVLGLAVAAVAALSALLYRVWLFLRRMPRRVAGARRESRRRRGYLALTRGMVAVAAGDAAEARRQMKRADGMLGDPPLTMLLSAQALQLSGDEKAAEKFFSAMLARPETEFLGLRGLLMQALKRGDSEKALGLAERAYRLQPRSEWAASTLFDLEAKSGAWKAARDTLSRAAKQGLVSADANRERAAALDFQLAQDALAQGQEQVAAKLLRRVVDARPGFTPAVVRLARLDLDGGQGGRAASLIERAWAVAPHPDLAPLYWRARGADAGLARAKAAQRLARQNPDHPESHLAIAEAALDARLWGEARRHLGLAGGEAPPARVCRLMAELEESEKGDGAAARAWLVRATLADPDPAWVCGECGHARAEWQIRCEHCEAFASFRWQTPPHVARLTDGTATAPLALAPAAAPAVAEPPADAIAGTESVDASGPAR from the coding sequence ATGGCGCGCATCCTCGCCTATCTGATTGTCCTGGTCGCCTTGGTCGGCGCCGCCGTGTGGCTGGCCGACCATCCGGGCGACGTTTCCCTCGACTGGCAGGGCTGGCGGATCGAAACCTCGGTCGCCGTGCTCGGGCTCGCGGTGGCCGCCGTCGCCGCGCTCAGTGCGCTTCTTTATCGCGTGTGGCTGTTCCTGCGCCGCATGCCCCGTCGCGTCGCCGGGGCCAGACGCGAAAGCCGGCGGCGGCGCGGCTATCTGGCGCTGACCCGCGGCATGGTGGCGGTGGCGGCCGGCGACGCCGCCGAGGCGCGCCGCCAGATGAAACGGGCCGACGGCATGCTGGGCGACCCGCCGCTGACCATGCTGCTCTCCGCCCAGGCGCTCCAGTTGTCGGGCGACGAGAAGGCGGCCGAGAAATTCTTCAGCGCCATGCTGGCCCGCCCCGAGACCGAATTCCTCGGCCTGCGCGGGCTCTTGATGCAGGCCCTCAAGCGGGGCGACAGCGAAAAGGCGCTGGGCCTGGCCGAACGGGCCTACCGTCTGCAGCCGCGCAGCGAATGGGCGGCCTCGACGCTGTTCGACCTGGAGGCCAAGAGTGGCGCCTGGAAGGCGGCCAGGGACACGCTCTCCCGCGCCGCCAAGCAGGGTTTGGTGTCGGCCGACGCGAACAGGGAACGGGCGGCGGCGCTCGACTTCCAGCTGGCGCAGGATGCCCTGGCCCAGGGCCAGGAGCAGGTGGCGGCGAAGCTGCTGCGCCGGGTCGTCGACGCCCGGCCCGGCTTCACCCCGGCGGTCGTCCGCCTGGCCCGCCTTGACCTCGACGGCGGCCAGGGCGGCCGCGCCGCCTCGCTGATCGAGCGGGCCTGGGCGGTGGCGCCGCATCCCGATCTCGCGCCCCTCTACTGGCGGGCGCGCGGCGCCGACGCCGGGCTGGCCCGCGCCAAGGCCGCCCAGCGTCTGGCCCGCCAAAATCCGGACCATCCGGAAAGCCACCTCGCCATCGCCGAGGCGGCCCTCGATGCCCGCCTGTGGGGCGAGGCCCGGCGCCATCTCGGGCTGGCCGGGGGCGAGGCGCCGCCGGCCCGCGTCTGCCGGCTGATGGCCGAGCTGGAGGAATCCGAGAAAGGCGACGGGGCCGCCGCGCGGGCTTGGCTGGTCAGGGCCACGCTGGCCGACCCCGACCCTGCCTGGGTGTGCGGCGAATGCGGTCATGCGCGGGCCGAGTGGCAGATCCGCTGCGAGCACTGCGAGGCTTTCGCCAGCTTCCGCTGGCAGACCCCGCCGCACGTGGCGAGGCTGACCGACGGGACGGCGACGGCGCCGCTCGCCCTCGCTCCGGCGGCTGCGCCGGCCGTCGCCGAGCCGCCTGCCGACGCCATCGCCGGGACCGAGAGCGTTGACGCGTCCGGCCCAGCGCGCTAG
- a CDS encoding SEL1-like repeat protein, giving the protein MARFIVLTACLLMIAGCERAALTAHRNDLRLFAEDLRVSIEKAAGTEGSIGTRVSYGCYSDRPFDKLPPAELAEAMNAGAAFQRVMDRDSALTPAERHAILLKYVRRNVPMALYLAGALTLENAQSQDDEALGAEAIRRSAMQGCPPAQSILAFLYWRGIGLERDNGKAYGWAESASYAGLDAATELRAEIAPHATPTELADAKKISEPWRR; this is encoded by the coding sequence ATGGCACGTTTCATCGTCCTGACGGCCTGTCTATTGATGATTGCGGGGTGCGAACGTGCGGCGCTGACGGCCCATCGGAACGACCTTCGGCTGTTTGCGGAGGATCTCAGAGTATCCATCGAGAAGGCGGCGGGAACGGAAGGGTCGATCGGCACGAGAGTAAGCTATGGATGCTATTCGGACCGCCCCTTCGACAAGCTGCCGCCGGCCGAATTGGCCGAAGCGATGAACGCCGGAGCGGCGTTTCAGCGGGTCATGGATCGCGATTCGGCCCTGACGCCGGCCGAGCGCCACGCCATCCTTCTAAAGTATGTCCGCAGAAACGTTCCCATGGCGCTCTACCTGGCCGGCGCCTTGACCCTGGAAAATGCCCAATCGCAGGATGACGAGGCGCTGGGCGCCGAGGCCATCCGCCGCTCGGCCATGCAAGGTTGCCCGCCGGCCCAAAGCATTCTCGCGTTTCTTTACTGGCGGGGCATCGGGCTTGAGAGAGACAACGGCAAGGCATACGGGTGGGCGGAGTCGGCGAGCTACGCCGGCCTCGATGCGGCAACGGAACTCCGCGCCGAAATCGCGCCCCACGCGACGCCGACCGAACTGGCGGACGCGAAGAAAATATCCGAGCCGTGGCGAAGATAG
- a CDS encoding RT0821/Lpp0805 family surface protein, protein MFWGSFAEYTRHYPGRVLVIVIGAAVAFMLMAAGVPSVHGAEAAQTGAAANNRDFGPMPVGLPLSASHRLAAALNTAQDGESVAWRDPDSGVTYRVQPLFSFRAGERTCRAFTIRRIAFDSIRESYRTACRRAVGGWTLTTATAAGGNG, encoded by the coding sequence ATGTTCTGGGGATCGTTCGCCGAATATACCCGCCACTACCCGGGCCGCGTCCTGGTCATCGTCATTGGCGCGGCGGTGGCCTTCATGCTGATGGCCGCCGGCGTTCCCTCCGTCCATGGCGCCGAGGCGGCACAGACCGGCGCTGCGGCCAACAACCGCGATTTCGGTCCCATGCCGGTCGGGCTGCCGCTTTCGGCCAGCCACCGCCTGGCCGCGGCGCTGAACACCGCGCAGGACGGGGAATCGGTGGCCTGGCGCGATCCCGACAGCGGCGTCACCTACCGGGTCCAGCCGCTGTTCAGCTTCCGCGCCGGCGAGCGCACCTGCCGCGCCTTCACCATCCGGCGGATCGCCTTCGACAGCATTCGCGAATCCTATCGCACGGCCTGCCGGCGCGCCGTCGGCGGCTGGACCCTCACCACCGCCACCGCCGCCGGAGGCAACGGGTGA